AGTCGCCGAGGGCGGTGACCGCGTCGAGGACGTTGCCGACGATGGTCAGGCCGACAGCTCCGCCCACCGCGCCGAGCGGCGCGTCCGTCCGCGTCGACAGCCAGAACGCCAGACCGGCGGTGACCAGCTGGGACACGAACACGTACGCCACGACCACCACCAGCCGCTGCGCCGCCGTGCCCGCGTCGAGCGCGCCGCCGGTGGGGATCTGCAGCGGGCCCCAGCCGTAGGCGGCGACGCCGACGGCCAGCGCGACGACGGGCAGCAGCACCATGGCGGCCAGGCTGAGGCCGAGTCCGACGACGAGCTTGGACCACAGCAGCCTCGCCCGGGGCACCGGAGCGGCCAGCAGATAGCGCAGGGAGGACCAGCCGGCCTCGGAGGCGACGGTGTCCCCGCAGAACAGGGCGACCGGGATGACCAGCAGGAAGCCCGCCGACACGAACAGGTTCACCGCGGCGAAGTTGGCCGCCGACGCGGTGGCCGTGTCCATCAGCGTGATGCGGTCGCCGCGGCCGTCCGGCTCGCCGCCGATCGCGAAGGCGACGACCAGCACGAAGGGCAGGACGGCGAGGATGCCGTACATGACGAGCGTGCGGCGCCGCTTGAGCTGGCGGACCAGCTCCACCCGCAGGGGCAGGGTACGGCCCGCCCGGTAGCCGGACGCGCTCTCGTGGGCGTCCGTGCGGTCGGCGAGCGTGCTGCCGCTCATGCGGAACCTCCGATCAGGGTGAGGAATGCGTCCTCCAGGCGGCGGTGCGGGCCGACCGAGGCGACCGGCACCTCCAGCCGGACCAGGTCGGCGACCAGGCGTGAGGCGCTGCCGCCGGCGTCCAGCCGGACCAGCAGTCCGTCACCGGTGACGACGGCCGAGGCGACGCCCGGCAGGGCGGCGATCTTCTCGACGACCGGCTCGTCCACGGGGGTGCCCGTGCCGACGAGGAGGGTGTCGCCGGAGCCGACGATCTCGCCCACGGGGCCCGCCTGCACGAGCCTGCCCCGGTCCATCACCACGAGGTGCGTGCAGGACTGCTCGACCTCCGACAGGAGGTGGCT
This region of Streptomyces chromofuscus genomic DNA includes:
- a CDS encoding ABC transporter permease, with product MSGSTLADRTDAHESASGYRAGRTLPLRVELVRQLKRRRTLVMYGILAVLPFVLVVAFAIGGEPDGRGDRITLMDTATASAANFAAVNLFVSAGFLLVIPVALFCGDTVASEAGWSSLRYLLAAPVPRARLLWSKLVVGLGLSLAAMVLLPVVALAVGVAAYGWGPLQIPTGGALDAGTAAQRLVVVVAYVFVSQLVTAGLAFWLSTRTDAPLGAVGGAVGLTIVGNVLDAVTALGDWRHFLPAHWQFAWADAVQPEPQWTGMIQGTAISVTYALVLFALAFRGFARKDVVS